The genomic DNA GACTGCGTCGTTGTTATATTCCTTTTCCATAAGTTGAGTGACGGATAAGTTGACCGTCACAGATTTCTCTCGAATATCACAGTAGTAATAGCAGAGAGCGACGTTATATAAACACCAGACTTCGTTAATAAATTTCACTTTTGGCTCTGCATCTGCAACGCATGGTACCAACTCAGACATCTCCAGCAGGAGGGGTAGAATACAATAGTGAATGACTTTTTCCATCATGTTGTCCTCTTTGGTGATTTTCTTAATAATTGATGTTATTTTTTCTACAGTCTCCTTTATTCCCAGAACAGAGAAATTTCGTTTTGTACTGATGTGATGCAGTTTTGCAGCAACATAAAAACAGATGATAGAAAGAATATTCAACTGTTTTTCCGCTAATATACTCCCCATGTTCATTACATCTTTTACTTTACCGACAAATTGTCACAAAAAATAAtcttctattacaagttcttcTAAACTTTGCGTCTTCAGATGTTTGCATATTGAAGCCAGAGCATTTTTCACTCTGTCTCCACCTTTCATGTTCTTGTCGCGAATGTCTACCAATATTTTATTGTAGAGTGTCTCCCATGTTTTACTAACTACTGATAAAACGTTGGCCCAATCGTCTTTAATTTCTTCCGGTATTGCAACCACTGTCGAATAAAAAGTTGAAGATATATGTTGACATTTTATAACAAGCATAAAGCACGAAGTCTAAATCTAACCAATCAAAAAGTAGAGTTTTGGCATATAGCACGTTgattaatattgataaatgtCTATTTCTCAAAAAAAGAACTCATTCAGAACCTCCGATTTGACaaggaaaaaaatatacaaaattggaGCATATTATTCTGTACCTTCTTTCCGGTATATGCTGATAAATTTGGACGCTTCTTCATTTTCATGTAAAAGTGCTTCTTGTCCCTTATCAGCCATTTCGTTGAGTTGATATCTGTCCATCGTTTCTGTGCCTCCACCAGAAGTTTGGCTTTCTGTGACCATGGAGAATCGTTATTCCTACTTTCAACCCTGAACAGCCGTTGTTCATGGCAACAAATTATAAGGATAAATATCGGTAGATAGGTTTGATTGGGAAATTCAAATCACCTGAGTAttacaaatacatttttttgaGGATATTTCCGTcttattgatatatttatagTACAATAACTTACCCAGTTGAGTAGCTATGCCGCGAGCAGGTGGAGATCTGGAATATCAAGTACAAGAATCGTTACATAACCGACCTTGAATTACGCATCAATGTTACATCATATATGTTATAACTTTTGGGAAATCTGCATATAAGCTGATCAGTAGAGTATTAAATATGCTTTTTTTGCGTTAAAACAatacttttttaattcaaactTTTTATACATCTGGTATTGTCCTAATCGAAATCcagaattcaaaattaaaacggCGAAGCTTTGGTGGGAAATACTAGGCAACTAGTACGGTTTACAAACATCCGCATGAAATGCCTGTAAtttaagtaataaaaataataatattttaggaGTGTTGAATCACTTACACGTGATTATGTATTATATCTCCATGATGATGATGGTATTCATTATTTATTGCACCAatgtggaaaacattgttaataACTCGTGGCTCTGCTGCCAGCCGCAGTTCTTCAGGTGGATTTGCTTCTGCCATGATAGTATTGGAAGCTTCATGAGTATTGGAAGTCTTCGTCATCTTAATTTATGTGTAAAGATAAATATACAGTAAGAAAGAAGATTAAATTCGGAATTAATGCAGCTCTACTCGAAGCCCTCACTCGAGCCAATAGTGacaaatatattatacatatttaaatgGCTATGAATCCCAGGAAGACAAATGCGGCAATGGagactatattgaaaaaaattatgatattcATTACATTCTTGTAAATATACGTCAACATGAAAACTAAAATAACGATACAAGATCTTTCTATTGTAAAGCAATGCTGATTGATATTCCACAATGTATGTTTCTGTACAAAAATTcatttaacagtattgaatgaCCTCAAAACAACTTTACCATAATTAGCTACTCAATTTCAGTCCTAACAACAAGAAGTTAGCAAAACAATTCAATCATCTAGCTGACGTTCAAAGCATATAATTCTATAAGTGCAatccttcaaaaaaaaaaaaaaaaaaaaactacaaaacTTGAACAACTGTAAAACTAAAACGAATTGACGATACAGTTTCATTTTGATAGAGTGAACTTCATAACTTCTTCCATAGGTTGGTTATTTGTCCTAtacaaaattgatattaaattaCTGACAAAGCTTCCTGTGCCGTGATTCTGTAAAAAGTGCAAAATTAACGGAATCGCCGCGCTCATAATGACATTTGATCTTATCTTCCACAATGCAATTTACTGAAGGACGCAAGTATTCAAATacaagttatatatattttttatttacggTAGATCTATTGAGTTAAAATTGTGTAACTAGCACTTCACGTTCGATAGGTTGGTACATTCATTTATCTACTCGTGTTTCAACTTGTCTAAGGACAATAAATACCGTATAtacaaaaagcaaaacaaaataaaccatCTTGTTGGATGATAAACAATTAGGCTATGAAGTATTTGTTGTATCTAAGCTTTTATTGGTAATATAGTAATATAATTAGGAGCCGAACAACGTACGATATAGCATAATATTAAATGAGATGGATATATTCATGTCATTCTCTACAGTCCATCCGTATCTGTTATAGAGGCCGGACTTTTCTAGTTGCTTGGAATTACATCTTTTCATTTAAATACGTGGTAaccaggggcggacactttccataattttggggggcgaacttggatcgcctaccgaaaaaGACCGCGCCGTGTATtgtcacgtaacaataacctgtcgatgtcattctcCTAGCATACCTAGGCTGCTTTGCTTGGACACGgaacttgcgcgtcactgaacTAATTTCTTGAATATAAGCCCACGGCttttgctaacaaacagaaacgacaaattGGAGGAGTCATATTGGGTTTCAATTCCTAGTTCTGCATAAAGCGCACTAACGCCGTTTCATAAAATCagaaatgcaaaacaaggtaagctattgtgcgaattttttcctaaattttaccaaggaattatcatttgatgatttgactagtagaatttccattattgccgatttattaaatcatcatttgaactcgaaataacattcaggattcacgcaatgactttgcagggtttttattcataatttaatACGAAAACAAACAGGCACGAGttcaggagcgcagccaggattttcaaaaaaaaaagtgggggggggggggggtcaaagTCGGAAATTCCCTTtgccgtctgtaacagtcaccgcgattatgcgctcgttaaaagagccgcctttttaagcgtataatgatttttctgtcgcgtagaatattcaatccatgtcaGCCACGAGATTTTGAAATGTccctatttattaatttaattgtgtgcaacgtaactcgcggttgcgacttcttacgtcaaaataaaaatattcgtgaACTAAATACAACGTCGatttgtggacataaaaatatgaaataagctGCCAGatctatttaattttgatacgtatttttgcaatcttccgatatcgttatcgccgttacaaaaatctcgatatctgatataaaatcccgtaTATTACTTCAACGTACAATATTACTTCATAcaaagaaaataattataaagtatacaagtaaatcgaaaatacaaattcaccgcctcgaaatccacgccgaacagtcgccgcgattacgccacttgttaaaagagacgacttttcaacgaaaaatgatttttcacttgtgcaaagtaatcaatcaaagaccgatacgggcacatttaaaatgtctcgatttattaaattaattgtcttcaattaaaattgcggttgcgtcgacaaaacaagagccccTCTAAAACACTATACGGCagtccgcggacataaaaatgtgtggtaaactgcccgtttatatattgttttaatccgtatttttgctattttgcgaattcgataaatttgagatgtacttgtaacactgactccgctcaatcgcaatgctgccactcggattatttttaaaaataaaacctttcgaaaaatctgtatattttctgtcaattttcacgaagtaaaatttatttcagtacaataaaaattaatcgaatatactttaattatctcatatatcatcacaaaccgggaaaaagtcgcgtactcaaccttgtttaaagtcaacacgaaaattttcgacgtcaacttaaaagtaatggataaaaagtcAAATCCCGCCCACAATTAACTGTGTTTCGATAGtaacgaaatgtttttgaaGGCCAACCGGAAACCAACTATAATGTGTGCCGTAGgaacacgaaattttgcgattttcgatgcctagaaaagcgttttttaactgtcgcgggcctcaacaaaacttatattgtttacggttttatttttagtattttatattgccgcttttcaatcgaAAAATATAGATCTCGGATTTTactccttcatttgtctttagaatCTCGCCGATGAACTTGCCGGGTTCATAATTCCGTGCtagtacaaatataaaataattatcatagtcatcgtgtcacaaatttgtaaaaaagatgtGATTCAATGAGAATAAACGCCAACGTAACAGGTCACAATGATGAAAACAaccggcgattttagcaaaaggcaATTGAACGCGTTATTgacgactttttcagtttttaaaaaaattccaagggGGGGGGGATATCTTTTTCAGATAGTTTCtgtggtctgaaaagtcgaataagcgtgTCGACATAgtaattgctttgatatttgcccgcaaattatgctgggccttgcacgaaacccaaaacgtgaaaagatacgtccagcggtgaaaattgtttaaatcTTTAAATCTATTTAATGTTTTAGCGATAATgaataattgttgtaatgaaagtttgcctctttcacttctctcgcaagtgccaacaataacactattgaaatattttgacaataagAAAACCGTATTAAATTGTaattagttgtgcaaaaccgtggcgcgtgatcggcggtgcgtttgaagacggagtattacccgtgcgggtgCGCATGTTACACGAAAATGTAAGGTGCTCCGAAAGCGCGTTGGtctacattattgtaagaaagcagttataatatcggtaactaacAACCGTTTAATCGTGCtcgactatcgcacttttcgaacatgataattttgtaaggcggaaaTAACATGTGTAAAAattttttgcgaaattattggggggCGACCGCTCCCCTTCGGGAATACGCAATATTTAGTGTGATAAAAAGTGCAAGTTATCGCGTCGATACACTTGAACAATCCGAGGTCACTACAGATAGCATCAGAATTCCTTTATGAAAGTATACCGCATGGTACATAAGAAATCTGACCAATACGTATTTCTTCAGGCACCAATATTGTACTATGTTCAACGTCGTTTCCCCCTATTCCAAGGTATGTTTTGTCCAGTAAACGAAACAAGGCCCTTTTTTGGTCCATCAGATAGCAATAAAACAAACGGGGAAATATTACCAACAGCAAGCTTACAGAAAAACACAAAGCGAACCAGGTTTACGATTGATGCAATTCTCGACAACGAAAGGGAAGACGAAAAATATAATCCATCAAAACAAACAAAGTCAAGCGAATCGTCTGTCAACAATCCTAATACATCGGTTGATTTTGAAGTTATATCCAACTTTGATTAAGAGTCGTCAAACCCCAGCAGTTTCAGTGTTTATGAACCACATGAATCTTCCGATTCAACTTCAGGTAGATATCATTCCGTCTGTCATCTCTCAAAACGACAGAATGATTGGTGGCACTACAATTACCCCGATTTTAACAACATGACTTCAAGGCACTGGCCAATGGCACAATATAAACAGTTTCGTCCGGACATGAACGAGTCATTTACGCTTTCTCCTATTGCCCAGGACCTAAAAATCTATCATCGTGAGTAGATCACACACTAATGTGAAAAGAATCAGAACGGTTTTCACCAACAAACAGcttgaaaaatttgggaaagaATTTTCACAACAACGTTATTTGGTTGGTGATGATAGAACAGCACTGGCAAATAAATTGAAACTCGGGGAAGCTCAAATCAAGGTTTGGTTTCAAAACagaagaataaaatttaaaaagcagATGTGTACGGAATCGCCTGTTATTGTCGAtgacaattgaaaatttttctttatttttaaattttgtactttGAACAAGTTCCAATGATTTTCCAAAATTCTTATAtctcattttttaaaaaagcaACGTAAAATCAACTGAGCTctaacaattatttttattcgattGTAACGAAATTCGAATGCACTGCCATGTGGGGAAACCCACGTGAATATGCGCTGGAGTGGGGCACTGGGAAAAATAACGGGAATCGGAATCTATTAGAATTGAACTGTTCGGCTGGATGGTTGGCGGATCATACTGCGCAGTGTGCGTGACTTCAATTTCAGCTGAGAACAATTATGGGTTATATATTGCAGGAACGGGCATGTACAGACTGAAGTGAAAAACAGCCCGTCCACGCGATACGTTTTTATCTGCTTTCTTTTTTTCCGGTATGGATGTGAAATATCTCATCTTGAACATGGCTGTAATCGAAAGTCAATGCTGTTCCACTGCTAATTCATTCAGGCAGTCGTTTTGACTGGGGGAGATGAATGGtcactgaaaatgaatatatatactgaTTCAGATAATTTTGTCAAACAAAATGATGTCAAATTACATGGCGAGACCAAATTGAGAGAGGCCTCACCTGCTTTATCTATAGATGGATTTGGCCTcataccagtggttcttaaccttcgTGAGTCTGTCGAACCCCTACTCTTTTCTGTAAGCTCCCGTCGAACCACACCGTACAAAGCGGTTAAAACCAGGAGCGCATTAGgaactttataaaggggaagctaTTCTATGGAAGGTTTTAGAATATTACCATTGTGGTGTGactttatatatacatttaaattGCCATTGTTGTATAACAATTGTGTATCCCGAATGAGAAGCATGTGTTTCTCGTtatatagaccagtggttctcaaccgccggcaACGTTGCTACCGGCCcgccaaatatttttctaatattaatatgttaaaagcaaattgcaaaatacaaagtattgacgGCATATCCgttattttcatgatttttttccGAACTCCTATTTATTCGTAGTACCGGTATTCGTCTAACAACCGAACTTGGTTAGAAGTCCTCTGCTCATTTCAAACCCTGAACAGCTGGATGTTTGTTAAGTCTATGGCCTCATAACGGCGGCTAACGTCATAACGGAGGAGTTTGATAGCACACAGTTAGGGTTTCGGTTATTATCAATTCTGAAAAAACGCCGATGAACTTGCCGGGAAAAAACATCCTGTTTTAAAATACATACTGTTGACATATTAAAAGTTTTTATTAAAAGGAGGTTGCAAAAACACATAAATTGAAAAGTGATCAAAAGTGTAGTTTAGAACAAGCCACAAGTAATCTTCAATAATTCGGAatcgtttgaaaaatattaccaTACGCTTACTGATTCCATCTACAGGGCTATCATATTAGTCCTAATTTTGCTTCGAATTGATAtaatttatgtatttcaaaatttaaaaaatcaggTAAATATGTGAGTATGATGGCAGGATAAGTGGCGacgaatatgaaaaaagaaacaaaatcgGAACGATGTGCAATAAAAGTTTTACAGCAGGAATTAAGTATGAATTTGAATATATCGCTGAGAAGCTTATAGCGCTTGAAATCAGTAGGACCGAAAAAGAGCTGCACCATGAACGTCTGGGTTTTAGAAATGGGAACAATTTGATATGAGCCTATAGTGTTAACGATATCATAATCGTGGATTCGTGAGTAATGAAtctattttgtatttgtattaCGCAGACCTTCAGGGTTCTTTTCTCGATGTCTTGGATATGTCGTGTTCCACGTGTCCCAGTTGCTCCTCGTGTCATACTTGTACCAATGTGATGAAAATTGGCGTATAAGTAAATTATACCTGATTGAACTTTTGTAAttactatttataaaaatatttcgatactgatattcagataatatttatttcctATTTGAATTGTAGGAGACAAACAGTATTAAATAGTATCTGCGAACTATGTTTACGGTGATCATTTTTCAGATTGACGAACAGGTATTCCAGAacatattaaattgatatatatatgtagtgcCTCATTTTCCAAGCGGGACACGTGGGATACGTCCGACAAGTGGGACACTCCGGGCGGCAAATTGGACAAGTGGGGCACATGGAAAAAGTGGGACAATTTGAGCGAAAAATTGTGGCACGTTGTACAattgggagggggggggggcaaatGAGACACATGCCACAGGTGAGACAACTGTGTCGCAACATATTTGAGACGCCCTTCTTTGTTCTGCAACAATGGGTCATGCAGGTTTGGGTCTATACTGCGATCTTTGAAGTGACTGCGATGGGATTTTACTCGATCGTTGAGAATCTTCTATCTGGTTATGCTctatatcaaaatattgttttgctCTTTATCTATATACACGGAGAAAAGCTCCGATTGAAAGAGAAATATAATTGTAATAATCGTACATAATTATAAAACGTGAATCAGAGTTTAGGATGGGACTCTGGGGCCTACGTGATGAAAAGTCGTTCGGTTCTGCGAGCATTTAGGTGACTGCGATCGATTTCTTCTGACTTTGCAGAGTACGTtggtataaaaatttataaaattaccTAAGAATTGTTCCGCTAAAAGGTAACAGTAAAACATTTTGTGGAATATCAGGTCCGTAGACTCGGAGTAATATGAAAGAATAAATGTAATAACTTTCCTGGTCGGCTGCTGCTGTTGACCAACCAAGTTTTGAAACAATGTGCCTCAATGCTTTCGCTCTGTTACGCTATCTATAAAATAGGCTATAGGTGAAGCCACACTTCATCGGTGAGTAAGAGGCTGCACCACAAATCACGTATTAGATTAATCATATTCATGACTTTTGCGAAATCGGTAATTGGGGTTGACTGCGGTCACGGGAGCACAACCCCTAATGTGGCAGCAATACTTCGTACAACGTCAATCCAATGATTCGTTCAGGTGAAGTCCtcatttaaatttacttttggTGGTCAGATATTGGTTGGTCAAAAAAGACGTTCACTACTTTGATACTAATTTGTGATATCCCTCATCAATTTATGCGATGAATTGTTTTCACGACCCATATAAATCATTCAATTCGTCAACTATGTGTTTGACATACATATATTTTCGAGATAAAACGTTACTCAACTTGtggtttattaattttgatatttctatGTTGTCGTTTCTcgttttcgtttaattttatgagcattttttttatttatttatttcaaatcatagtaaaatgtttgaaaataatattcttttggAAAATATACTGATGAGCGGTAGTTTATAAAACGATGAGAAGAATATATACGGATAATTCCGTGGGCATCGAGATCTTTGGGATCCATATTTCCtactttaactttttcttaATCTTCAATTTCAAGAGGTGCTAACTtcggaataaattttattttattactgaaTTATATTTAGCCCCTTTTATTCTCCAAAGAACCTGAAACTTTACAACAGTACACATTGAAAATGTGCAGATATATACGAGTACATGGTAGAGGATTGTAAACAAAGCTAAGAAATCATGAAGTATTATTGGAAACGTCATTTCCTATCCCGTCGGATATCTATATGGAATGACTCACATCAGCCGATATGATCCTGGAAGTATTGCTGGCGGAAGGTTGTATAAACTGCAAAATATTTAAGTTGAAATGCAGcctatttgtattagtgtataTAACTGTGCATGGCTATAGATGCCCATAGTCAATCAACCTCGTTCATTCatgacaaatgtggtttgacaccaaAGAAGAATGTGGACTGGTCGGAGGC from Styela clava chromosome 12, kaStyClav1.hap1.2, whole genome shotgun sequence includes the following:
- the LOC120329614 gene encoding uncharacterized protein LOC120329614 — protein: MTKTSNTHEASNTIMAEANPPEELRLAAEPRVINNVFHIGAINNEYHHHHGDIIHNHVSPPARGIATQLESQTSGGGTETMDRYQLNEMADKGQEALLHENEEASKFISIYRKEVVAIPEEIKDDWANVLSVVSKTWETLYNKILVDIRDKNMKGGDRVKNALASICKHLKTQSLEELVIEDYFL